Proteins found in one Corallococcus exiguus genomic segment:
- a CDS encoding rhodanese-like domain-containing protein translates to MTPHHPYQDLTPSQLDTLGSEVRRIDVREPDEFTGPLSHLPGAELVPLGTLEAAAASWPREQPLLLICRSGGRSAKAAQALAQRGFKHLYNLAGGMLAVREPRAPQG, encoded by the coding sequence ATGACACCCCATCACCCCTATCAGGACCTCACGCCCTCGCAGCTCGACACGCTCGGCTCCGAGGTGCGGCGCATCGACGTGCGTGAGCCGGACGAGTTCACGGGACCCTTGAGCCACCTTCCCGGAGCGGAGCTCGTCCCGCTGGGCACGCTGGAGGCGGCGGCCGCGTCGTGGCCGCGGGAACAACCGCTGCTGCTCATCTGCCGCTCGGGTGGGCGCTCCGCGAAGGCGGCGCAGGCGCTCGCCCAGCGTGGCTTCAAGCACCTCTACAACCTGGCGGGCGGGATGCTCGCCGTGCGCGAACCCCGCGCGCCCCAGGGCTAG